The Mucilaginibacter mallensis genome has a segment encoding these proteins:
- a CDS encoding SusC/RagA family TonB-linked outer membrane protein, with the protein MKLTILLIVATCMNLSAATSFGQNITLNEKSASLEKVLNKIEKQSNYTFWYNTKLIKQSPKVSVDVENSSIEQTLDACFKDLPINYTIVQNTIVLKQKTSGVAVIQALRVDPIAISGKVVDEQNLPLPGVTVYVKGTKTGTETNTNGLFKINAPDKGAVLVFTFIGYNPKEVAVGDNTTNLVVSMQISAQGLNEVSVTSYGIEKKTNDLGYSTTTIKGDDLDRTNTVNPITALQGKVAGVVINTTSSSGVQSSPFIQIRGGNAIGGNNQPIFVVDGNILYNNISSPDGTDGGSQLKNLNPDDYASITVLKGAAATALYGSRGLNGAVVITTKSGKARTGMGVEYSTTLSTTDVYKNFMALQNEFGMGSYNREGAFAPDGTQTQTTSNWGPAFDGTMHPAVYDPSIKVPYVAQPNNWKTLYQSGKYFNNNLTLSGGGENSTYRISYSNTSDDGLLPKNSLTRNALDIKYTGQINKVFSTELGLNYANTITNNYFDQSRYAYGGGSNLGFDVYYSPRNTNFAAWHDDYRNADNSLKPDPFGTGWLPNAFSNLDKNNYANHENSGLAYILIKAQVNPWLDFSARGNVNYYTQFGETKDFGNNVDNTGGEYGTNGSSTTNYNLLLMGHATKKLMHGDLNADFRLLNEYYGNTLSQNYFAHTDGGLIVPNQFALDNSVNTLKYSTDSNGNPNGDIGYTTLPQNLMTIGVGGVLDLNYKQYLNLEITGRNDWLSTLTYPASSQGANNYSVFYPSANLSYSFYDQYKDKMPSWLSSGRIRASLAFVGNQGIAGAYSTSNGYTGSTVVDQNGNSISVANQINGSVRINPDLKPQIQRSIELGTNFSLFKNLITVDFAWYKNNTFHQLLSNPGVVETGYSTDYFNAGNIQNSGEEIAIDVNPIRSKDWNLDFSINAAHNGSKVISLAPGINAWQLSGYYEGAMVYAYQGGAFGELTLDPNTTFKLDKKTGYPIIENAPRATNTNANTAYSFADYQYVYNSATAAQPRVNMGKVEPNLTGGITTTLRYKSFTLFTQIDARFGGLVYSESYTYAMGQGTPLASLQYRDQAHGGVARINSYTGKTVYDGAVPNAVFAAGQTSLLKPGVNIGGMTFAQAYAQGLVESWYAPAYYDGGPGFNGTYDWENGLNYNGAVATDSWIMLREITFAYQLPTAWVAKTKVLKSAKLSVTARNVGYLYKTLPADQNPESLQSNDPFNPYITGGVPYARTYAVSLSVRF; encoded by the coding sequence ATGAAACTAACCATTTTACTGATCGTCGCCACATGTATGAACCTAAGCGCAGCAACAAGCTTTGGTCAAAACATAACATTGAACGAAAAGAGCGCATCACTCGAAAAAGTGCTGAATAAAATTGAAAAACAAAGCAACTATACCTTTTGGTACAATACAAAGCTGATAAAACAGTCACCAAAAGTTTCAGTAGATGTAGAAAACTCTAGTATTGAACAAACACTTGACGCCTGTTTTAAAGATCTGCCAATAAATTATACCATTGTGCAGAACACTATTGTTTTAAAACAGAAAACATCCGGTGTTGCTGTTATACAGGCCTTACGTGTCGACCCCATTGCTATAAGCGGTAAGGTTGTTGATGAACAGAATTTACCATTGCCTGGTGTAACCGTATATGTAAAAGGTACAAAAACAGGCACTGAAACCAATACTAATGGCCTTTTTAAAATAAACGCTCCTGATAAAGGCGCTGTCCTTGTTTTTACCTTTATTGGTTATAATCCAAAAGAAGTAGCAGTTGGCGATAATACTACTAACCTGGTGGTGAGTATGCAAATATCCGCCCAGGGATTAAATGAAGTATCTGTTACCTCTTATGGTATTGAAAAGAAAACAAATGATCTTGGATACTCCACAACTACTATAAAAGGAGATGATCTTGATCGTACCAATACTGTAAACCCTATTACCGCTTTACAAGGTAAAGTAGCAGGTGTAGTAATTAACACCACAAGTTCATCAGGCGTACAATCATCACCTTTTATACAAATAAGGGGTGGTAATGCTATAGGGGGTAATAACCAGCCAATTTTTGTTGTTGATGGTAATATCTTATATAATAATATATCATCACCTGATGGTACAGACGGCGGCTCGCAGTTAAAAAACTTAAACCCTGATGATTATGCATCAATCACTGTATTAAAAGGTGCAGCCGCTACTGCATTATACGGTTCAAGAGGGCTTAACGGAGCTGTAGTTATTACTACCAAAAGCGGAAAGGCAAGAACTGGCATGGGTGTTGAATATAGCACTACGCTATCTACTACCGATGTTTATAAAAATTTTATGGCCCTCCAAAATGAGTTTGGTATGGGTTCATACAATAGGGAGGGCGCTTTTGCACCAGATGGTACCCAAACACAAACTACCAGCAACTGGGGCCCCGCGTTTGACGGTACAATGCACCCTGCTGTTTATGATCCAAGTATAAAAGTACCTTATGTTGCGCAGCCTAATAACTGGAAAACGCTTTATCAATCGGGTAAATACTTTAACAATAACCTTACTTTAAGCGGAGGAGGTGAGAATTCTACTTACAGAATTTCATATTCCAATACCAGTGACGACGGCTTGCTGCCTAAAAACTCTTTAACAAGAAATGCGCTGGATATTAAATACACCGGTCAAATAAACAAGGTGTTTTCAACAGAGCTTGGTTTGAATTATGCGAATACTATAACAAATAATTATTTTGACCAAAGCAGGTATGCCTATGGTGGCGGATCAAACCTTGGTTTTGATGTTTATTATTCACCCCGCAATACCAATTTTGCTGCATGGCATGATGATTACAGGAATGCCGATAACTCGCTTAAACCCGATCCGTTTGGTACCGGTTGGTTGCCAAATGCCTTTAGTAACCTGGACAAGAACAATTATGCCAATCATGAAAACTCTGGTCTGGCATATATACTGATCAAAGCCCAGGTAAATCCATGGCTTGATTTTAGTGCCCGTGGTAACGTAAATTACTATACCCAGTTTGGTGAAACCAAAGACTTTGGAAATAATGTAGACAATACCGGCGGCGAATATGGTACAAACGGATCAAGTACTACCAACTATAACCTGTTATTAATGGGGCATGCTACCAAAAAATTAATGCATGGCGACCTGAATGCTGATTTCCGTCTGTTAAATGAATATTATGGTAATACTTTGAGCCAAAATTATTTTGCACATACTGATGGCGGCCTGATTGTACCTAATCAATTCGCGTTAGATAACTCTGTAAATACACTCAAATACAGTACCGATAGCAATGGTAATCCTAATGGTGATATTGGCTATACCACACTTCCACAAAACCTGATGACCATAGGTGTGGGCGGTGTGTTAGACCTTAACTATAAACAATACCTTAACCTGGAAATAACCGGGCGTAATGATTGGTTATCAACACTTACCTACCCTGCAAGCTCACAAGGGGCCAACAATTATTCCGTATTTTATCCTTCAGCAAACTTATCCTACTCTTTTTACGATCAGTATAAAGATAAAATGCCATCATGGTTATCATCAGGCAGGATAAGGGCCTCATTGGCATTTGTAGGTAATCAGGGCATAGCCGGCGCCTATTCAACCAGTAATGGTTATACCGGAAGTACAGTTGTTGATCAGAATGGTAATTCTATTTCTGTAGCCAACCAAATAAATGGAAGTGTAAGGATCAACCCTGACCTGAAACCCCAGATACAGCGGTCAATTGAGTTAGGTACCAATTTCTCATTATTTAAAAACCTGATAACTGTTGATTTTGCCTGGTATAAGAACAATACATTCCATCAGCTTTTATCTAACCCAGGTGTAGTAGAGACCGGATATAGCACCGATTATTTTAATGCAGGGAACATTCAGAATTCAGGCGAGGAAATTGCCATCGATGTAAACCCGATCAGGTCAAAAGACTGGAATCTTGATTTCTCAATCAATGCAGCACATAACGGCAGCAAGGTTATTTCTTTAGCGCCGGGAATAAATGCATGGCAACTGAGTGGCTATTATGAAGGCGCTATGGTATACGCTTACCAGGGTGGTGCGTTTGGTGAACTAACGCTCGATCCGAACACTACCTTTAAGCTAGATAAAAAAACCGGTTATCCGATTATTGAAAATGCACCGAGGGCTACTAATACTAATGCTAATACCGCATATAGCTTTGCTGATTATCAATATGTTTATAATTCAGCCACAGCTGCTCAGCCGCGTGTAAATATGGGTAAGGTGGAACCAAACCTTACCGGTGGTATTACTACAACATTAAGGTATAAGAGCTTTACCTTGTTTACCCAGATTGATGCCCGTTTTGGTGGTTTAGTATACTCGGAATCATATACCTATGCCATGGGGCAGGGAACGCCGCTTGCTTCGCTCCAATACCGCGACCAGGCACATGGTGGTGTTGCTCGTATCAACTCTTATACAGGCAAAACTGTATATGACGGAGCTGTACCAAATGCAGTTTTTGCTGCCGGACAAACGAGCCTTCTCAAACCCGGTGTTAACATCGGCGGTATGACCTTCGCGCAAGCTTATGCCCAAGGCCTTGTTGAATCATGGTATGCACCTGCTTACTATGATGGCGGTCCGGGTTTTAACGGTACTTACGACTGGGAAAACGGCCTGAACTATAATGGAGCGGTAGCTACCGATAGCTGGATAATGCTGCGTGAAATCACCTTTGCATATCAGTTGCCAACGGCTTGGGTTGCAAAAACAAAAGTGCTGAAAAGCGCCAAGTTGAGCGTTACAGCCCGTAACGTAGGTTACCTGTACAAAACACTACCTGCCGACCAGAACCCGGAATCGTTACAAAGTAATGATCCGTTTAATCCATATATAACCGGTGGTGTGCCATATGCACGTACTTATGCTGTTTCATTAAGTGTTAGGTTCTAA
- a CDS encoding FecR family protein yields the protein MSVQLTKEFLELKKKYLNCTASPDEIQLLEQYYDLFADEANAIDEMTESEIAELEEYLKKSITQRIIAKEKPVIPFHKRNLIRAAAILVFFSIGIWLLYNRQSQQVASNKPITHDVAPGGNKAILTLSNGAKVVLNNVKNGDLATQAGAQVIKQDSLLSYKATAAKVSQVSYNTITTPNGGQFQMVLADGTKVWLNAASSLKFPTEFIGKDRTVELTGEAYFEVAKNKNKPFNVKTATQTVQVLGTHFNINSYNDEAAVKTTLLEGSVKVFSAAEAVMISPGQQAILTNNEPFLVKNDLDVDEVIAWKNGMFQFNEADIQTIMRQISRWYDIDVEFKGPIPNYTYHGKISRNSNASEVLKILGLSGINFTIEGRRIIVKS from the coding sequence ATGTCTGTCCAACTGACAAAAGAATTCCTGGAGTTAAAAAAGAAGTATTTGAACTGCACAGCCTCGCCTGATGAAATTCAATTACTTGAACAATACTATGATCTGTTTGCTGACGAAGCAAATGCTATTGATGAAATGACCGAATCGGAAATAGCTGAACTGGAAGAATACCTGAAAAAAAGCATTACCCAACGCATAATAGCGAAAGAAAAACCTGTAATCCCTTTTCACAAAAGAAACTTAATACGTGCTGCTGCAATCCTGGTGTTTTTCTCAATCGGGATTTGGTTGCTGTATAACCGGCAATCGCAACAGGTAGCCAGCAACAAACCCATTACGCATGATGTAGCACCTGGCGGTAATAAAGCCATATTAACACTTTCAAATGGTGCCAAAGTAGTTTTAAATAATGTTAAAAATGGTGATCTCGCAACGCAGGCAGGTGCACAGGTTATTAAGCAAGATAGTTTGCTATCATATAAAGCAACAGCCGCTAAGGTTAGCCAGGTTTCTTATAATACCATTACCACGCCTAACGGGGGGCAATTCCAGATGGTATTGGCTGATGGTACCAAAGTTTGGTTAAACGCGGCATCATCATTAAAATTCCCTACTGAATTTATTGGTAAGGACAGAACGGTTGAACTAACCGGTGAAGCATATTTTGAAGTGGCTAAAAATAAGAACAAGCCATTTAATGTAAAAACAGCAACCCAAACTGTACAAGTATTAGGCACACACTTTAATATCAACTCATACAACGATGAAGCTGCTGTAAAAACCACGCTGCTTGAAGGCAGTGTTAAGGTGTTTTCGGCAGCAGAAGCTGTAATGATAAGCCCTGGGCAACAAGCCATCCTCACCAATAATGAACCATTCCTGGTGAAAAATGATCTGGATGTAGACGAAGTAATAGCCTGGAAGAATGGTATGTTCCAGTTTAACGAGGCTGATATACAAACTATCATGCGCCAAATCTCCCGGTGGTATGATATTGATGTGGAATTTAAGGGACCAATACCTAACTATACCTATCACGGAAAAATATCGCGAAACTCGAATGCATCAGAAGTGCTAAAAATACTCGGGTTAAGCGGTATAAACTTTACCATAGAAGGGAGGCGAATTATTGTAAAATCGTAG
- a CDS encoding RNA polymerase sigma factor, translated as MIRLIPYNVLTDPQLAGLLSKGDEGAFNEIYSRFWRKVYNESHKRLRDIELTEDIVQDVFADLWTKRFNRDIENLGAYLVSATRYQVFMLYRKNNKQPFFEMPLECMTHPALFSDSVYEVKELKDCINEWMSLQPEKRREVFRLKFIEDKSTKEISEVLNISQKTVQNQFTISLHSLRSTLSKLLLLLLILTSR; from the coding sequence TTGATAAGATTGATACCCTATAATGTACTTACTGACCCCCAATTGGCCGGCCTTCTTAGTAAGGGCGACGAGGGTGCATTTAATGAAATCTACAGCCGTTTTTGGCGAAAGGTTTACAACGAATCACACAAAAGATTAAGGGATATTGAATTGACGGAAGACATAGTACAGGATGTTTTTGCCGACCTCTGGACAAAAAGATTTAACAGGGATATTGAAAATCTGGGCGCCTATCTGGTAAGTGCTACCCGCTACCAGGTATTTATGTTATACAGAAAAAATAATAAGCAGCCGTTTTTTGAAATGCCATTGGAATGTATGACTCATCCGGCCTTGTTTTCTGATTCTGTTTATGAAGTAAAAGAATTAAAGGATTGCATAAATGAATGGATGAGTTTGCAGCCCGAAAAACGCAGGGAGGTTTTCAGACTGAAATTTATAGAAGATAAATCAACAAAAGAGATAAGTGAGGTGTTAAACATCTCCCAAAAAACGGTGCAAAACCAGTTTACCATTTCATTACATAGCCTGCGATCTACTTTAAGCAAATTGTTATTATTGCTATTAATTCTCACCTCCCGGTAA
- a CDS encoding glycoside hydrolase family 20 protein — MPRNIKLLLNFLSKTISGMPRHTLAAFILFIVFSQSEHVFGQAANIIPYPQSIKKISGEFVIKATTKIIYKQPGNKELITAVASLVSKLQQAAGITLNSVVKKKRNNFIAVELTKQITGAEAYHITINPDSISIEAGTPAGVFYAVQSLLQLLPADIESPALASNVKWAIPAMVIDDAPAFSYRGLMLDVARHYMPYDFLEKMIDLMAMQKMNTLHLHLTDSQGWRFESKKYPKLTQIGAYRKGTALNTTYDYASRPNDTLYGGYYTQEQLKKLVAYAQSKFITIIPEIEMPAHSESALAAYPQFACLDSTGKPFPYPSQIQNEYCTKDSTFIFLTDILSEVMDVFPSKYIHIAGDEASKENWRKCPICLKRMKDEHLNSVDELQSYFIKRIEKFVNEKGRTVIGWDEILEGGLAPNATVMSWRGEQGGIDAARLGHNVVMTPGDYCYFDHYQSADPSEPLAIGGLTTLAQVYNYHPVPAVLNAEQAKLVIGAQGNLWTEYVPTPAQAEYMYFPRSIALAEDTWTGTKQPYDQFLNRLLPYLKRLDEHKVNYSRHMFDIKLNTFVDSVTHQLKAMAVGIPAGYDVYYTTDGSRPVKSSPKYAGAIAINADIILNIGVIYNGQLIDDVQKTFTVNKATGRPSWLKNQPDKSYSQGGEHAWNNGIVGSDNRFNDGEWLGWSGQDFEGTVDLGSSQNINVLTARFFNKPSDWIYMPLWLSVSVSDNGIDFKEVLRKTDLQTNKDGLQELKMDIGAIKARYVKIIAKCSGTILKGNPGEGNPAWLFVDEVKVD, encoded by the coding sequence ATGCCCCGTAATATTAAATTGTTGCTGAATTTCTTATCTAAAACTATTTCCGGTATGCCCAGGCATACGTTGGCTGCTTTTATTTTATTTATCGTTTTTAGCCAGTCTGAGCATGTTTTTGGTCAGGCGGCAAACATTATACCTTATCCGCAAAGTATAAAAAAGATATCAGGCGAATTTGTTATAAAAGCTACCACCAAAATTATTTATAAACAGCCTGGTAATAAAGAGTTAATCACCGCTGTAGCGTCTTTAGTTTCAAAACTTCAACAGGCCGCGGGTATTACGCTGAATAGTGTTGTTAAAAAAAAGCGCAATAATTTTATTGCCGTTGAACTTACCAAACAGATTACCGGGGCTGAAGCTTATCATATAACGATAAATCCAGATAGCATCAGTATTGAGGCAGGAACGCCTGCGGGGGTATTTTATGCTGTACAATCGTTATTACAATTGCTCCCGGCTGATATAGAGAGCCCTGCTCTTGCAAGTAACGTTAAATGGGCTATCCCGGCAATGGTTATTGATGATGCACCCGCGTTCTCTTATCGTGGATTGATGCTGGATGTGGCACGTCATTATATGCCCTATGATTTTTTAGAAAAAATGATAGACCTGATGGCAATGCAGAAGATGAACACCCTGCATCTGCATTTAACTGATAGCCAGGGCTGGCGGTTTGAAAGCAAAAAATATCCGAAACTTACACAAATTGGCGCTTATCGTAAGGGTACTGCCTTAAATACAACGTATGATTATGCCTCAAGGCCCAATGATACACTGTACGGCGGCTATTATACACAGGAACAGTTAAAAAAACTTGTTGCATACGCCCAATCAAAGTTTATAACCATCATACCTGAAATTGAGATGCCTGCCCATTCAGAATCTGCATTGGCGGCTTATCCTCAATTTGCTTGTTTGGATAGTACAGGCAAGCCGTTTCCATATCCATCACAAATACAGAATGAGTATTGTACCAAGGATTCAACATTTATTTTCCTGACCGATATATTAAGCGAAGTGATGGATGTTTTTCCGTCAAAATATATCCATATAGCGGGCGATGAAGCCAGCAAAGAAAATTGGCGCAAATGCCCCATATGTCTTAAAAGGATGAAAGATGAACATCTGAACTCGGTAGATGAGTTGCAGAGTTATTTTATAAAACGGATAGAGAAGTTTGTGAATGAGAAAGGCAGAACTGTAATTGGATGGGACGAGATTTTAGAAGGAGGCTTGGCACCTAATGCAACAGTAATGAGCTGGAGAGGCGAACAAGGTGGAATAGATGCTGCCAGGCTGGGGCATAACGTGGTTATGACGCCTGGTGATTATTGTTATTTTGATCATTACCAGTCTGCTGATCCTTCGGAACCACTGGCAATAGGTGGGTTAACCACATTGGCGCAGGTTTATAATTATCACCCGGTTCCGGCGGTATTAAATGCGGAACAAGCCAAATTGGTAATTGGGGCACAGGGGAATTTATGGACAGAATATGTGCCAACACCGGCGCAGGCTGAATATATGTATTTTCCCCGTTCAATAGCATTGGCAGAAGATACATGGACAGGGACTAAACAACCTTATGACCAGTTCCTGAACCGCCTTTTACCTTACTTAAAAAGATTGGATGAGCATAAGGTTAATTACTCGCGCCATATGTTCGATATCAAGCTGAATACTTTTGTTGATTCAGTAACTCATCAATTAAAAGCAATGGCTGTGGGTATTCCTGCTGGTTATGATGTATATTATACCACTGATGGCTCAAGGCCGGTGAAATCATCCCCTAAATATGCAGGGGCTATTGCTATAAATGCGGATATTATATTAAATATTGGTGTAATATATAACGGGCAACTTATTGATGATGTACAAAAAACGTTTACAGTAAATAAAGCGACAGGTCGGCCATCATGGTTAAAAAATCAGCCTGATAAAAGTTATAGTCAAGGTGGTGAACATGCCTGGAACAATGGGATAGTTGGTAGCGATAACAGGTTTAATGACGGCGAGTGGCTGGGTTGGAGCGGACAGGATTTTGAAGGAACTGTTGATTTAGGATCATCGCAGAATATTAATGTGCTAACAGCGAGATTTTTTAATAAACCATCTGACTGGATATATATGCCTTTATGGCTTAGTGTATCGGTTTCAGACAATGGAATAGATTTTAAAGAGGTTTTAAGAAAGACAGATCTACAGACAAATAAGGACGGGTTGCAGGAACTAAAAATGGATATTGGCGCAATTAAAGCGAGATATGTAAAGATAATTGCAAAATGCTCGGGTACTATACTAAAAGGAAACCCGGGTGAAGGAAACCCGGCCTGGCTATTTGTTGATGAGGTTAAAGTAGACTAA
- a CDS encoding MFS transporter — translation MKNIKASNKTIGTILAFCLIPITGLALDIYIPSLPDMSAKLGATPAAIQLSISIFLAAYGVGQLLIGGVLDSYGRFRPNIIALAGFSLASFVIANTQSLQVIYDMRAVQGFMSAVIVVSKRSFFFDLFSGEKLKHYTSLFSVIWSAAPILAPFAGGYLQTHFGWQSNFYFLGCFGLVFLFLELIFSGETIAFTVPFRLKTIGSAYKSMISTWDFTSGLLILGLSYGVLMIYNMSSPFLIEKVMHYPATVTGNCAMISGLSMLAGSLVSKAFISRPFFKKMFAAAVVQLVLSGCLILLTLHIQNLYTLMAYVVLLHASAGFIFNGMLAYCLTRFSQYGGMASGLTGGGFIISTSAFSYMVVKIISINNQVWLGAGYTVLILGVLALILRTKWIEHTRQQPGGSLVKEQDPVLVME, via the coding sequence ATGAAAAACATCAAAGCATCAAATAAAACAATAGGTACTATCCTGGCTTTTTGTCTTATCCCGATCACCGGTTTGGCTCTGGATATCTATATACCATCATTACCCGATATGAGCGCGAAACTGGGCGCAACACCAGCAGCTATACAACTATCAATTTCTATATTTTTAGCGGCTTATGGAGTAGGGCAGTTATTGATAGGAGGAGTGCTTGACAGTTATGGCCGGTTTAGGCCAAATATTATCGCACTGGCGGGGTTCAGTCTTGCCAGCTTCGTTATTGCAAACACCCAAAGTTTACAAGTGATCTATGATATGCGCGCGGTACAGGGATTCATGTCTGCCGTTATAGTTGTGAGCAAAAGATCGTTTTTCTTCGATCTGTTTTCGGGAGAAAAGCTCAAGCACTATACCAGCCTTTTTTCTGTGATCTGGTCGGCAGCACCCATTCTTGCGCCTTTCGCGGGCGGATATTTGCAAACTCATTTTGGATGGCAGTCAAATTTCTATTTTCTCGGCTGCTTTGGGTTGGTGTTTCTTTTTTTAGAACTGATCTTCAGTGGCGAAACCATCGCATTTACAGTACCATTTCGCTTAAAAACAATTGGTAGCGCCTACAAATCAATGATCAGCACCTGGGATTTTACGTCGGGGTTGCTTATTTTGGGCCTGTCCTATGGCGTTTTGATGATCTACAATATGTCAAGCCCTTTTCTGATTGAAAAAGTGATGCATTATCCGGCAACAGTTACCGGCAATTGTGCAATGATCTCAGGTCTTTCCATGCTGGCCGGGAGTTTAGTGTCGAAAGCTTTTATTTCCAGGCCATTTTTTAAGAAGATGTTTGCTGCAGCCGTTGTTCAGCTCGTACTATCCGGCTGCCTCATCTTACTCACCTTGCATATTCAAAATCTGTATACCTTAATGGCCTATGTGGTTTTGCTTCACGCATCGGCCGGGTTTATATTTAATGGGATGCTGGCTTATTGCCTCACCCGGTTCTCGCAATATGGAGGCATGGCCAGTGGACTAACCGGGGGAGGATTTATTATTTCTACCTCTGCTTTCAGCTATATGGTTGTAAAAATTATTAGTATCAATAACCAGGTATGGCTGGGTGCAGGCTATACGGTATTGATCCTTGGCGTGCTGGCGCTTATACTGCGCACCAAATGGATTGAACATACCCGGCAACAGCCCGGTGGTAGTCTGGTTAAAGAGCAAGATCCGGTACTTGTGATGGAGTAA
- a CDS encoding helix-turn-helix domain-containing protein, whose product MQIGTETLPEFYQRTNQAMPADLLSKANVSHFNVRERTCLNKLTPYNRRDYYKICLIIGNGVHTAAGKEALIENTGMIFSNPSVPSAYRATSVSQSGFYCLFNDTFLLNTIRQDIRYQSALFNPAIPPVIPLTAEQVGRFTNLFREMEALLSGQYFYKYDMIRSLLQMMILEGIRVQGPVWQQNANDRLIARFFSVLNQQFPVDSPENPLKLLTPAAYADQLNIHVNHLNNVVKRSTGKTTREIIHERIVEEAKTLLLNTDWDAAQIAYTLGFEYPSHFNKYFKQNTHTTPLLFREQVKHAG is encoded by the coding sequence ATGCAAATAGGAACAGAAACGCTTCCGGAGTTTTATCAGCGCACCAACCAGGCCATGCCTGCCGACCTGCTTTCCAAAGCCAATGTCAGCCATTTTAATGTAAGGGAACGTACCTGCCTCAATAAACTTACGCCCTATAACCGCCGTGATTATTATAAGATCTGCCTGATCATTGGCAATGGTGTCCATACGGCAGCGGGTAAGGAAGCACTGATCGAAAACACAGGAATGATATTCTCTAATCCATCTGTTCCGTCGGCATATCGCGCAACCTCTGTATCACAATCAGGCTTCTATTGTCTTTTTAATGATACTTTCTTATTGAATACTATCAGGCAGGACATCAGATATCAGAGTGCCCTGTTTAACCCGGCTATTCCACCAGTTATCCCTTTAACCGCCGAACAGGTTGGCCGCTTTACTAATTTGTTTCGCGAAATGGAGGCTTTGCTCTCAGGGCAGTATTTTTACAAATATGATATGATCAGGAGCCTCCTCCAAATGATGATATTGGAAGGTATCCGCGTACAGGGCCCTGTGTGGCAGCAAAATGCAAATGATCGTCTTATCGCCAGGTTTTTCAGCGTACTTAACCAACAGTTTCCGGTTGATTCTCCCGAAAATCCGTTAAAGTTATTGACCCCGGCAGCTTACGCCGACCAATTGAATATTCACGTTAATCATTTGAACAATGTGGTGAAAAGATCGACTGGCAAAACCACCCGTGAAATTATCCATGAACGTATTGTTGAAGAGGCAAAAACACTGCTGTTAAACACAGATTGGGACGCGGCGCAGATTGCCTACACCCTTGGCTTTGAATATCCTTCGCACTTCAATAAGTATTTCAAACAAAATACCCACACTACTCCGCTACTTTTCAGGGAACAGGTAAAACATGCCGGTTAA